The DNA sequence CCTCCTTGACACCCCAGTCGAGGGTGCCGTCGACGACCGGGCCACTGACGGGCGCGGCGGTCTCGGAGGCGGACGGGGTCGGGGCGGTGCTCGGCCGGCCGGTGGCCTCGCCGGTCGTCGGGGACGTCACCGGCAGCGTCGCGGGGGGTGTGGCCGGCGGGGTCACGGGGGGCGTGACCGGCGGGGTCACGGGGGGCGTGGTCGGCGGCTTGGTGGGGGGTACGTTCGCCTGCTTGACCGAGAGCGTCGCCGGGTCGAGCTCGGCTCCCTTCGCATAGAAACCGGCGAAGGCGTCGGAACCGTCGGCGGTCAGCTTGGCGGGGATGTTGGAGAAGACCATCGCGCCGCCCGGGCCGCCGCCCCGAACGGCCTTGGTCATGTCCAGATCGGCGATCGGGGCGTCGTCCTTGGTGACGACGGTGCCGTCCGTCTTCTTGCTGGTGAAGTCGGCGGTGATGATGCCGGTCTCGCGCCCCGAGACGACCTTGATGTCGCTGAGCCGGACGTCGAGCAGGCCGTGGTGGCCCTCGAACCGGACGCCGCCCTTGAATCCGGTGGCGGATTCGTGCGTCGCGGTGTCGTACGTGCCCTTGCCGTCGGTGAAGGTGAACACCCCGTTGCCGGAGGCCTGCTCGGCACCGTCCGCGACGGTGATCGTGCCCTGCGCGATGGAGCCGGCGATGTACTTGCGGAACGATTCCTTGATGCCCCAGTCCAGCGTGCCGTCCACCAGTTCCAGCTTCGGAGCGGCGGCGGACGCGGCCTCCGGGGAACCGTCGGCGGCGAGGGCGGGCAGGGCGAAGGTCGCGCCCAGGACGGCGGCCGTGGCGACGGCCGCGGCGAGAGCTATGGGGCGGCGGGTTGCTGCCATGTCGGGAGGTCTCCTAGCGAACAGGGAAGGGAGGGAAGGGAAGGGAAGGAAGAGGAGGGGGAGCGTGAAGGAGTGGGTGAGGGCGTGGGTGAGGGCCCATCAGGCACGTTGGGGGTGCCGTGGGTCAGGAAGTCCGGGAGGGGCCGGGGGCCGCGTCGGCGGGGGCCGTCCGCGCGGCTCGGCGGCGCCGGGCGAGGAACGTGGCGACGGCCGCGACGAGCAGCAGCGCGCCGCCGCCGGCGAGAAGGAAGCCCGTGCCCGGACCGGAGCCGGACGAGGCGGCCGCCGGTGCGGCGGACGCCTTCTCCGCGGCCTTCTTCGAGGGCTCGGCAGCCGCCGTCGGTCCACTGCCGAGGTCCGGCAGGGCGGGCAGCCGGGCCTTCTCGTCCACTGCCACGGCGAGTGAGACCGGGTCCATCGCGGTGCCCGCCCTGTACAGGGAGTTGAACGCCTTGGCGCCGTCGGCGGTGAGGGTGGCGGGGGCCTCGGTGAGGACGGCGAGCCCCTCCTTCGGCGTGAGGTCCTTCGCGGGGAAGGTGATGAGGGGCACGTCCTCGGTGGTCCGGCCCTCGCTGGTGACGTCCGCCGACAGGGTGCCCTCGCCCTGGGCGACGGCGACGGTGACACCGGCGAACTTCAGGTCGAGGCCGTGGGCGCCGGTGAAGCGGACGCTGCCGCCGAAGTCCGCGTCCAGCGTCCGTTTCTTCGCGTCGTACGTCCCCTTGCCCTGCGGGAAGCGGAACAGGGCCCCGCCGTCCTGGGCGCCGTCGGCGAGCGTCCATGCGCCCTGGCCGATGGAGCCGGTGACGTACTCGCGGAAGGTGCGGCGTACGCCCCAGTCGACGGCGGCGTCCTCGAACCGGCCCGCCTTCTCCTTCTTCGCCGCCTTCTCCGTGTCCTTCTTCCCGCCCTCGTCCTTCCTCTCGTCGGGGGCGGACGGCTTCGGTCCGGCTGCCGCGCCCTCGGTGTCGACGGAGAGGCTGATCGGGTCGAGCGGGGTGCCCGCGGTGTAGTAGCCGGCGAAGGCGGCGGCGCCCTGGGAGGTCAGCGTCGCGGGGACGCCGGTGAGGGCGATGGGGGTGGAACCGCCCTTCATGTCGATCCCGCCGAGGCCGAGCGAGGCCAGCGGCACCTGGGAGCGACGGGAGACCTTGCCGGTCCCCCGCTCCTTGCTGACCATGTCCGCGTGGAGCGTGCCGCTGCCGCCGCTGATCCGTACCGTGGGGCGGCTGATCGTGAGGTCCAGCTCGTTGCCGCCGTCGGGCTTCGGGTGACCGGTGAAGTGCACGCCGCCGGAGAAGCCGGAGCTGAGCGCTCCGGTGTCCGGGTCGTAGGAGCCGGTCGCCGAGTGGAAGCGGAACTGTCCGCCGCCGACCGTGGCCGCGCCGCCGGTGAGGCTCCAACTGCCGCCCGCGATGGGACCGGTGACGTAACTCTGGAACGAGGACTTGATGGCCCAGTCCAGCCGGCCGCCCTGCACCGCACGGCTCGCCGCTTGCGCGGTGGCGGCGGGGAGCAGGGCCCCCAGCAGCACCGCGAGGAGCGCTACGGCGAGCGCGCGGGTGGATCTGGACAACGGCATGAGGCCCCTCCAAGGACTGGATACCAAGGTAAGGCTAACCTAAGCTAATTCCAGCCCGGGCCGGAACCCCTCCGGTCACACCGCTACCGGCGAACGGCCGACCGCACGCCGCAGAACGACAGGACGGTGCCCCGTGCACATCTCGCAGGCCTTCGCCACGAGGAGCCCCGAGGGCCCCGAGTGCCCCGAGTGCCCCAAGGGCCCCTGCGCCGGACGGGCTTGTGCCCGTCGCCCGGCCCGGGGCAGGGCGGCAGCCGTCCTCACCGCCGCCGTGGCCCTCGCCCTGGTCCTGACCGGCTGCGGCACAGGCGGCGACTCCGCGCCGAAGCCCGCCAGGAGCACCGCCGACGCCGACCGGGTCGAGCCGCTGGCCGCCCCGCCCGCGCCGAAGCTGCCGGTGACGGTCGACTCGGCGGACGGCACGGAGGTCACGATCGACTCCACCGAACGGATCGTGCCGCTGACCGGGGCGCTGAGCGAGATCGTCTTCACCCTCGGCCTCGGGAAGCAGGTGGTCGCCCGGGACATCACCGCCACCTTCGAACAGGCCGAGAAGCTCCCGGTGGTGACCCGCGCCCACGACGTGTCGGCGGAGAGCGTGCTCTCGCTGAAGCCGACGGTCGTCCTCGCCGACACCACCACCGGACCGGCCGAGGCGATCGGCCAGATCCGCGACGCCGGTATCCCGCTGCTCGTCGTCGAGCCCGCCAAGGAGCTCGCCGACGTCGGCCGCCGCATCGACACCGTCGCCGAGGCCCTCGGCGTACCGTCCGCCGGAACGGAGCTCAAGAAGCGCACCGAGTCCCGGATCGCCGCCGTCCAGAAGTCCATCCCGGACCACAGGGGCGGCACGAAGCCCCGGGTCGCCTTCCTCTACCTGCGCGGCTCGGCCTCCGTCTACCTGCTGGGCGGCGCGGAGTCCGGGGCCGGTTCGCTGCTGGAGGCGGCGGGCGCGGTGGACGCCGGAAAGGAGTCGGGGCTGGACAAGGACTTCACCGCCATCACCAGCGAGGCGCTGGCCAAGGCCGCTCCGGACGCGATCCTCCTGATGACCAAGGGGTTCGAGTCGGTCGGCGGCATGGACGGCCTGGTGAAGATCCCCGGCATCGCGGAGACCCCGGCGGGGATGGACCGCCGGGTCATCACCATCGACGACGGGGTGCTGCTCAACTACGGGCCGCGCACCGACCGGGTGCTCGCCGCGATCGTCGAGCAGCTGTACGCGAAGGGCGGCACGGACCGGTGACCACCGCGTACGAGGAACGCACCGGGACCGCCGGGAGGTCCCCGGGCGAGGGAGCGGACGGCGCGGCCCCCACGTCCCCCCGGGGCAGGGCGTTCGTCCTCGCCGCCGTGCTCTCCCTCGCCCTGCTCGCCGGCTGCCTGCTGTCCGCGGCGATCGGCGCGTACTCCATCCCGCTCGGCGACGTCCTGTCCTCCGTGCAGCACCGGATCGGGCTCGGCGGCCAGGAGTTGGACCGGGTCGGCGAGAGCGTGCTGTGGAACGTACGGCTTCCCCGGGTCGTCCTCGCGCTGCTCGTCGGCGCGTCCCTCGGCTGTGCGGGCGCGCTGATGCAGGGCGTCTTCGGCAACCCGCTCGCCGAGCCCGGCGTGATCGGCATCTCGGCGGGCGCCGCCGTGGGCGCGGTCGCCTCGATCGCGCTCGGCCTGAGCTTCTTCGGCAACTGGACCATCACCGTCTGCGCGTTCGTCGCGGGTCTCATCACCGTGCTGCTCGTGTACACGCTCTCGCGGTCCGGCGGCCGGACCGAAGTGGTGACGCTGATCCTCACCGGTATCGCCGTCAACGCGTTCGCGGGCGCGCTGATCGGGCTCTTCATCTTCTTCGCGGACAACGCGCAGATCACCCAGATCACCTTCTGGCAGCTCGGTTCGCTCTCCCAGGCCACCTGGCCCAAGGTGCTCGCCGTACTGCCGTGCGCCCTGGCCGGGCTGCTCATCGCCCCGTTCCACTCCCGCAAGCTGGACCTGCTGGCCCTCGGCGAGCGGCCCGCCCGGCACCTGGGCGTGGACGTGGAACGGCTGCGGATCACCCTGGTGCTGGTGGTGGCGCTGCTGACGGCCGCGGCGGTCGCGGTCGCCGGGATCATCTCCTTCGTCGGGCTGCT is a window from the Streptomyces sp. MMBL 11-1 genome containing:
- a CDS encoding HtaA domain-containing protein, with amino-acid sequence MAATRRPIALAAAVATAAVLGATFALPALAADGSPEAASAAAPKLELVDGTLDWGIKESFRKYIAGSIAQGTITVADGAEQASGNGVFTFTDGKGTYDTATHESATGFKGGVRFEGHHGLLDVRLSDIKVVSGRETGIITADFTSKKTDGTVVTKDDAPIADLDMTKAVRGGGPGGAMVFSNIPAKLTADGSDAFAGFYAKGAELDPATLSVKQANVPPTKPPTTPPVTPPVTPPVTPPATPPATLPVTSPTTGEATGRPSTAPTPSASETAAPVSGPVVDGTLDWGVKEGFRSYVAGPIAHGKVETSEGATSSGDSYRFGRATGVLDADKNTLKAAFEGKVRFLGHEKGGVYELDLSLSNLKVDVKGTSGKLTTDVSTKARPTADNLKPEIKVVRGVSFADLKVPAGALAAKDGIVNLKSIPATLTEDGSKAFSGMYPKGEKLDALNVAVSLDKDARLPGGSGSTGGSGSTGGSGSTGGSTAGGATVGGATTGGGTVGGSAALASTGSDVPAGALIAAAGVVVAAGAGVVIAARRRRDSTA
- a CDS encoding HtaA domain-containing protein, which produces MPLSRSTRALAVALLAVLLGALLPAATAQAASRAVQGGRLDWAIKSSFQSYVTGPIAGGSWSLTGGAATVGGGQFRFHSATGSYDPDTGALSSGFSGGVHFTGHPKPDGGNELDLTISRPTVRISGGSGTLHADMVSKERGTGKVSRRSQVPLASLGLGGIDMKGGSTPIALTGVPATLTSQGAAAFAGYYTAGTPLDPISLSVDTEGAAAGPKPSAPDERKDEGGKKDTEKAAKKEKAGRFEDAAVDWGVRRTFREYVTGSIGQGAWTLADGAQDGGALFRFPQGKGTYDAKKRTLDADFGGSVRFTGAHGLDLKFAGVTVAVAQGEGTLSADVTSEGRTTEDVPLITFPAKDLTPKEGLAVLTEAPATLTADGAKAFNSLYRAGTAMDPVSLAVAVDEKARLPALPDLGSGPTAAAEPSKKAAEKASAAPAAASSGSGPGTGFLLAGGGALLLVAAVATFLARRRRAARTAPADAAPGPSRTS
- a CDS encoding heme/hemin ABC transporter substrate-binding protein, which codes for MHISQAFATRSPEGPECPECPKGPCAGRACARRPARGRAAAVLTAAVALALVLTGCGTGGDSAPKPARSTADADRVEPLAAPPAPKLPVTVDSADGTEVTIDSTERIVPLTGALSEIVFTLGLGKQVVARDITATFEQAEKLPVVTRAHDVSAESVLSLKPTVVLADTTTGPAEAIGQIRDAGIPLLVVEPAKELADVGRRIDTVAEALGVPSAGTELKKRTESRIAAVQKSIPDHRGGTKPRVAFLYLRGSASVYLLGGAESGAGSLLEAAGAVDAGKESGLDKDFTAITSEALAKAAPDAILLMTKGFESVGGMDGLVKIPGIAETPAGMDRRVITIDDGVLLNYGPRTDRVLAAIVEQLYAKGGTDR
- a CDS encoding FecCD family ABC transporter permease — protein: MTTAYEERTGTAGRSPGEGADGAAPTSPRGRAFVLAAVLSLALLAGCLLSAAIGAYSIPLGDVLSSVQHRIGLGGQELDRVGESVLWNVRLPRVVLALLVGASLGCAGALMQGVFGNPLAEPGVIGISAGAAVGAVASIALGLSFFGNWTITVCAFVAGLITVLLVYTLSRSGGRTEVVTLILTGIAVNAFAGALIGLFIFFADNAQITQITFWQLGSLSQATWPKVLAVLPCALAGLLIAPFHSRKLDLLALGERPARHLGVDVERLRITLVLVVALLTAAAVAVAGIISFVGLLVPHLLRMANGPGHRFLVPGSALGGALVLVVGDLAARTVAAPAELPLGVLTALFGSPFFFWLLRRTRRRQGGWA